The Bacillus sp. Y1 genome has a window encoding:
- a CDS encoding aldo/keto reductase — protein sequence MNFVTLNNGVEMPQLGFGVWQVKDDEATAAVTAAIEAGYRSIDTAMIYGNEEGVGKAIKESNVPREDLFITTKVWNSDQGYESTIQAFELSLKKLGLDYIDLYLIHWPTPEYDTYVETFKAMEKLYHDGKVKAIGVCNFEIEHLERLLNECEVKPVLNQIECHPYLAQNELKEFCAKHDIFVEAWSPLDQGGEVLKDDVIIKLAESHSKTPAQVVLRWHLQNNSIVIPKSVTPSRIQENIDVFDFELSAQEMDQINGINRNRRKGPNPNEFNKR from the coding sequence ATGAACTTTGTAACGTTGAACAACGGAGTAGAAATGCCACAGCTTGGTTTCGGCGTCTGGCAAGTAAAAGATGACGAGGCGACAGCTGCAGTAACTGCGGCAATTGAAGCGGGTTACCGTTCCATCGATACAGCTATGATCTATGGAAACGAAGAGGGTGTAGGAAAAGCGATTAAAGAATCCAACGTACCTCGCGAAGATTTATTCATTACAACGAAGGTTTGGAATAGTGACCAAGGTTACGAAAGCACAATACAAGCTTTTGAATTAAGTCTAAAAAAGTTAGGTCTTGATTATATCGATTTATACTTAATTCACTGGCCAACACCAGAGTACGATACATATGTTGAAACGTTTAAGGCGATGGAAAAGCTATATCACGATGGCAAAGTAAAAGCCATTGGTGTATGTAACTTTGAAATTGAGCATTTAGAGAGACTTCTTAACGAATGTGAAGTTAAGCCGGTCTTAAATCAAATCGAATGTCATCCATATTTAGCACAAAACGAATTGAAAGAATTTTGCGCTAAGCATGATATTTTTGTAGAAGCGTGGAGTCCCCTTGATCAAGGTGGAGAAGTTCTAAAAGATGATGTGATTATCAAACTAGCTGAATCACATAGTAAGACGCCTGCTCAAGTTGTTTTAAGATGGCATTTACAAAATAATTCAATCGTTATACCTAAGTCTGTAACACCATCTAGAATTCAAGAAAACATTGATGTATTTGATTTTGAGCTTTCCGCACAGGAAATGGACCAAATCAATGGAATCAATCGTAACCGACGCAAAGGTCCAAATCCAAACGAGTTTAACAAGAGATAA